The genomic DNA acccttcatcttcttgtgctccaagaaatagagtcccagtctactcaacctctccctataggtcagaccctctagtcctggcaacattctcgtaaatcttatctgtaccctttccaacttgacaatatattttgaaaaacatggtgcccagaactgaacagaatactctaaatgcggcctcaccaacgtcttatacaactgcagcatgacctcccaacttctatactctgtacGAGCCCATCTCAATaagagcccatttctgtgctATCAACAAGGAATggcggatgctgatttacaaatatggacaccaagtgctagagtaacacagccgggtcaggcaacttctctggaacgtggataggtgatgtttcgggttgaggccctgctCCAGACTTTGTGCTGCTGGTTTTGTATGAATagtctagaccaagtgggacctgttgggtccctgtcagatgggaggcctgatcccccaacgcaacccgttcccccaacgcaatattccaccactcacccatagcccccacgggaagcCTGGTGCCCCAACGCAACCCGAATAGATGAATAAATCATTGAAAATATCTCACTCTTATCTGCGCCTGAATTCTATGATGTTCAATTTTGAATATTTTGAGTTTAAACAGATTGTAACTAAATACACTATTGTAATCTCATTTAATATTACCTATTGCAAGAAGGGTGTATAACGATGCAACACTGATCTAGGCAACTCAGAATGACTAATGCTGGTATGTTAGctccaaataaaataaataagatcATAAACGTGAAGAATAATTGTTAGACAGGAGGTGATGCAATTCTGCATGGTTAGAAACTAATACAACAGAATtgctaaaataattaaatataagGTCACTTTATTACCTCTGTAAACATCGGCAGATTTTGTTGATGGCTTACTGAAAATGCACATTTACCTACAAGTGAAAGATAACAATTAATAGTCCCTATCACATGCTCCAGCTGTTAAGGCATTTACAATACATTCAGGACATTTGCAATATAAACACAGTTAATATTTAATAGTTTGCGACAATTTAAATTCAGATCTCTTGTATAAAAACCCAACGGTAATCTGCCTGGTCATATGCTGCTTAATCTGCTCCCAGCAAGACCCCTAGTAAGTCTAGAGAAATTTACGACAAATTGAAAATTTAAATTATACTGTAAGATTAATTCATGTACTTTATTCTTTTGCAGGAACCCAATCATGATTTTCCACAATATGTTGTTGGTGTTCTCAGTTGTGATACTGTCTGCTCAAAGCCTCACCGGCTCTGCAGTTCCAGAAAGGGtggcctacaaagccctccatcaGAAAGTGGGTAATGCGGATATGGTGCCCGAAGGCCAAGCAAACAAGATCTTAAACGTGAGGGACCTGCTTTTGAAAAAAGGTAAGCTGTTTCAATGGCATTTTTGCTTAAGATTTTTACGTGTATATAATTTATATCCTCCTCTAtcttagaatttaaaaaataccTGTTTCCCTCTTGTGTAAAGATATTCCTGTCTGATCTAGCATTGCTGGCAAAGGAGATAGGATCTATAGGATTAATGGTAGAAACAGCATattctcaatgggctgaatgtcaGCGCATTAAAATCCAAAAATAAATCCGACTTCTTTCCACAGAAATGTAGGGTTTATTAACATCTCACATTCTATGAAGAATTCACCAGTTGTGATTCACAACCAATGGACAATGCCATAGACAATAGTGCTTTCACATCTTCAAGATGGTCCAAAGTGCTTCAGATAATGTTACAGTTGTCATGAAGTACTTTGTTTGGAAGTGAACTAAGTGTTTTGTGCATAAAAAGATAAGTAACTAGGTCTATTGCTTGAGGGATGACAATTGGAATAGCACCAGGAGTTTCTCGATATATATTTTTAGCTGGATATCAGCTCCCTGTTCAAGTTCCTGACacagtggtaaagctgctgccttacagcaccagagaccagtgttcaatcctgaccatgggtgctatttatatggaatttgtatgttctgctTGTGTCCGTGTTAGTTTTCCCcaggtgttcaagttcaagtgagtttattgtcatgtgtccctgtataggacaatgaaattcttgctttgcttcagcacacagaacatggtaggcatttactaccatgtgtgtccatataccatgatataaatatatacacatgtgaataaataaactgataaagtgcaaataacagaaaatggttactaataatcagttttgtccgagccaagtttaatagcctgatggctgtggggaagtagctatccctgtacctggttgttgcagtcttcaggctcctgtaccttctacctgaaggtagcagggagatgagtgtgtggccagaatggtgtgggtctttgatgatactgccagcctttttgaggcagcgactgcgataaatcccctcgatggatggaaggtcagagctggtgatggactgggcagtgtttactactttttgtagtcttttcctctccagggcgctcaaattgccgaaccaagctacgatgcaaccggtcagcatgctctctactgtgcacctgtagaagttagaggtgctccggtttcctcccttgcATCAGacgcactggtttgtaggttaattgcctttggtaaaaaaattgtaaattgtctccagttgtgtaggatagtgttggtgtacgggatgatcggtggtcagcgcggacttggtgggccgaagggccggtttccgtgctgttctctaaattctaaagtaaaTTTACGTCAAAACTAACTAACTCTGAGAATAAAGCACTCATCTCAGAAGTTAACTAATCTGTCAGTCTGGTTGTTGATTGAAGCTTGATTCTCCTAACTCTAACAGTCAACGAATCAACAGGAATTGTATTTAACTGAACTAGGGTGGTATACCTGAATCACAATTAGGTCCTGGCGTGAAGGAAGATAGCAGCCAATGCAATTCTACTGGGATCTTCTTGGGAAAGTAGTATTGACATTTTGCTTAGCACAGGAGGTTTACTAgtaattgataaacaaaatgaaaagtaatagaaacatagaaaaatagaaggttacacaaaaaagctggagaaactcagcgggtgcagcagcatctatggagcgaaggaaataggtaaatagaaaaatagaagatgggtgcaagagtaggccatttggcccttcgagcctgcactcttCCAATCATAATACATTCTTCCAAATTAAACTCCTTTATATTGAAAGAAATTAGAGTAGTACAAGCAAGACCGAGGTAGTAacagacaatctgaagaagggtcttgacccaaaatgtcatccattcctgctctacagagatgctgcctgtcccgttgagttactccagaattttgtgtttaccgttaaattttaaatttcattttagATTGGATTGATTATTCAAATGACTTGTCAATACAATAAGATATTTGTTAAAATTATGCATGATTATTAATGCAAAAATATACATACATTAAATTATTCGGGAAAAGTAATTAAATGCTTTACGTCACAGCAAGATATGCCAAGGACTGCAATGAACTCATACGACAAGGTTTCAAGGACAGTGGTCTCTATGTCATCCAGCCACAACCAGTGGAAAGCACGCCCATGATTGTGGTGAACTGTGAAATGGAATATGACTGTGGTGGATGGACATTGCTGGAAAAGAAATCCAGACAAAGCCCGCTGACGTGGAACGAAACTTGGACCACATACGAGTATGGGTTTGGGAATGTTCTGGGTGACCATTACCTTGGCAACCTTTACATGCATTACATAACCAGCCAAATGTGGTATAAAGTAAGAATAGTTATGGATCAGATGAACGATGCAAATAAAATGATTCAGAGATACGCAGAGTATGACATGTTCCGGGTCGGTTCATCACTCACTGGCTACAAACTATATCTTGGCGGCTTTACTGGTAATGGTGGGGATGCTATGACTGTTTTTGACAACCTGGTTGATAATATGCCATTTAGCACAAGGGATCAGGATTCAGATCAGGATTCAGCTAACTGTGCGCTGAAGtacggtggggggtggtggtttaATACTTGTGCTTCTGATACCCCCTATGCTATGTTGACCCAGAAAGAGTCCATTCATTGGCAGCCCTTTTGCAAGAACTGTTCTAAAGTCCAAATCATGGTCAGGTCTGTCAACATGTATTGCCCCAGGAGAGGAATGATAACCAAATACTAATTTTATTTCAATATGCGATGATCTGTGCATTTAGTTACTGGAACGATACAATGCTTGATTCTCTTGTTATCGTATAGAAATAAACTTCATGAAAGCACTTGTGATTGTTTCGTGTACTAAAGCTACTGTTTGCCTTGTTGTGTGTGCAAGATGTCCGATAAAGACATAACAAAAATCGACGGGATCAAGCTAGCAGCTATCAATATTGATCGAAAGGGAGATCAATTTTTGCTCTGCCAGCTACAGTTTTCTGTCCCAGGAAGAATGAAAATTAATTACTGAGTATCACACATTGTCGCATAGAATCTAACATCCTATCGCAAGGACAGACAGGtgtgcagagggggtggggtaacaCTCGTGGGaaagaatgaaattcagtccgcAGCAACgggtgacataggatcagaagatatAGAGTCCCTGTGGGTAGAGCTGAaaaactgcaagggtaaaaagaccccaatgggagttatttacaggcccccaaacagtagccaggatgcAGGGTACAAGTTGCATCAGGATATAAAATCAGCGTGTAGGGAAGGCAACACTACGGTGGtcctgggagatttcaatatgcaggtaggctGGGAGAATCAGGCTGGCACTGGACCCCAAGAGAGAGAATTTGTAGAGTGCTTCTGAGATAGTTTCTTAGAGCAGTTTGTGGTGGAGCCGACCAGGGATAAGGCTATTTTAGATTTACTGTTGTacaaatgaaccagatttaataagagaacttgaggtaaaggatccactaggaggtagtgaccacaat from Leucoraja erinacea ecotype New England chromosome 7, Leri_hhj_1, whole genome shotgun sequence includes the following:
- the LOC129699100 gene encoding fibrinogen-like protein 1-like protein, which encodes MIFHNMLLVFSVVILSAQSLTGSAVPERVAYKALHQKVGNADMVPEGQANKILNVRDLLLKKARYAKDCNELIRQGFKDSGLYVIQPQPVESTPMIVVNCEMEYDCGGWTLLEKKSRQSPLTWNETWTTYEYGFGNVLGDHYLGNLYMHYITSQMWYKVRIVMDQMNDANKMIQRYAEYDMFRVGSSLTGYKLYLGGFTGNGGDAMTVFDNLVDNMPFSTRDQDSDQDSANCALKYGGGWWFNTCASDTPYAMLTQKESIHWQPFCKNCSKVQIMVRSVNMYCPRRGMITKY